Part of the Musa acuminata AAA Group cultivar baxijiao chromosome BXJ2-7, Cavendish_Baxijiao_AAA, whole genome shotgun sequence genome is shown below.
CAGAACTGCAATAAAAACTACATCGCAAAAGGATCTAAATAAGCAAGATCAACACAACCACTCCAGAAGACTGGGAACATGTACCTAATGAAGGATGAAAAATCGAGGCAAGTGGTCTCTGAGGGGACGAGCATGCGCCAGCGCGAAGCCGGGATCCAGAGGCAGCCGTAGGGTTAGACATGGCGTACTCGGCCGGGGAAGGCGGCAAGGGGAAGGGGTCCGGATTTGGAGGCGAGAAAGGGAGAACGAGCGATAGTATTGGATTTCTACACGTTATCGGGTATAAATATATGTAGGAAGGGGCGGATTCTGATCCGCATCGCCTTTGTTCTCGTTATCGGGTATAAATCTAGAGGGGCGGATTCTGATTCGCATCTCATTTGTTCTTGTTATCGGGTATACATCTAGTGCGTAGCTCGATCCGATAAGATTGACGAAAGCATAGTTAAGATCCATTATTTGGTCCTAAATCAAAGCCCAAATCAATATAAAGACCAAATTAACCCCCTTCTAATATATTAATGGTGCGAGGAAGGGGCAATTATGTCATTTCATGATCTCGTTTCCTCGTAATcctcatctatatatatatatatatatatatatatatatatatatatatatatatatatatatatatatatatataccgcggcCATGCCCATAAGTTCTTTGTGATTGCCGATaccctcggaatcgccattgccgGCCTTCATGTCTCACCCAAAACCCCTGTTTCCCTCTTCCGGCTAGTCCTCgtgttctcatcatttggctgacaaGACGAGGCTCCTTCGAAAGGTTATATGTTTGTATTGGTCTGGATCTGGCATGTTTTCTTCTGATTAGGGCTCTCATGTATTTCTTGAAAGCTCTATTGCATGACTATATCTTAATCAAAAGCTCTTCTTCCTGGCCTAATCGTTCGAGAACATTAGATCTACTTTTCAAATTTCAAACTTTTTGGATTATATCCAACAGCAATCAATGATTCTTATAGTTTCTTATTATAGGACCTGGAATGTTGTGATGAGTAATTGAACTATTACATGATTGGTCTTTGTGGGATGTCCTTCTCTTGAATAAATTTAGTCTGTACTCGATTTGTTTGCTAGAAATCAGAGAATGGTGCATATTCTCGGTTTTTGGTAAACTCCTCTTCTTAATATTGAAAATGTAATAGCTCATCTTAATCATAATTGGCATCAATTGTAAGGTTTGACGAAGGAACATTTTCTCCTGTTCATTGAAGGTCTAtctccaagtaatctgctactgtTCTAgggattatattattttaatagaaAGGGGTTTTATCTTCCATGTTGTTGTTTGCTATCTGAGTGATGGTTAGCATGATAAATGATATGAAAACCGACTGGCCCGCATAAGTATATTAAGAATTAATTGTGTCGCATCATGTATGCCATCATAGGTACATGGGATAATATTAGTCATAAGTGGATGCTAAATACATGTTATACCTGCAAGAACTGTAGCACGACAGGTGTAGGATTCTATAATGCATATGTTTTCATGGTCATTCTATTTCTAcagtatttgaaaaaaatatatatgatttttctttcatTGGACCTGCAAATGTCTGATTGGATCTTTATTATAGAAGAACTAGACCATCGTTCGGTAGCCAAGAAGACATGCAAGAAAAAGAGAGTAGGAATTGACCCACGGAAGAATGACCCATTCAGAATGAAGGCATGGTACATTAGAAATATTTACAGTAAGCAGAGAGTGTTACTAGTATTCTCTTTTGGGTCTGCAAATAACGAGGTAATATAACATTCAGAACTCATCCACAGCTTAATTTTGTCCTCACACGTGGACTATGATAGATAAATTATCCTACtcaattatatttgaaaattacTTGGTGTGATTTCTTTTGTTGCTGATTACCTGTATGGcttctttttttattaattaggCCAATTTCTTATGGCCTAGATGGATCACTAGAACATGCTACCACTTTCGTGCATTAAGTTGTTTTTTTCATTTTCTAATGAATGTGCTCTTTTTTTTTACAGcaaaaataagtgaacccattgtCTTATACTATTGAATAGAATGGGTAATTGCATGGAAAAGGTTAGTGTTTCTTACTACAACAATATGTCAACTTTATTTTAGAGTTTAATAAAAAAGGAGTTCAATATGTTAAGGAATTTATGGTTTTTGTTTGATTTACTATGTCAACTTGCATGGCTCTTTTGTTTTCCTatgtgtttcttttttttattttagagtttAATAAAAAAAACAGAGTTCAATTTTAGCTTTCTAGCTATTTTATGCACAACTTAAGTGTTTTACTTAAATTTGTCATGTTGATGATGGAATAAAAACACTAAATAAAGCTTGCAAGTGCCACACATAAGTAGATCTAAAACTAGAAATGACAATACTTGTGGTTTTGAAGATGATATTGAAGCTAGAATTTCTGGTTTTTTCTAGCTATCTGTGTGTGTGTGAGCATGATATAATAGTTTGGTCCATTGACGCTGTTTTAAACGCAATCAAACTTTTACTATATGTTTAGAAACTAGAAAGTATGATTGACTTTAGTCAATATGGAATTATTATTCTCAGTACTTGAAGCAATATGGTTGTTGTTTCCTGATAGCCTTGTTGAAGCCACTTATAACATAATTTCTGTGTTTAAGAAAGCAGCTGTAATTGATGATGGGATATTCTATGGAGCAAATGttgataagatatttaataaagaGCAATGGGATGAAAAGATATCAGAAGCAAAGAAGGATGGCAAGATGGTAAGTAGTCTAATTACTCATAACCACCCTGGTGCATATATAGTATATCTTGACCAATGTTATTGTGTCATCATTGTTTTTGTTCCAAGATAAATCCTGGGGCTTGTAACAAGGATTGCCTTGTTGTTTTTGTTGTGTTTTTTAAAGTGTTATTTATATGCGAGAACATCATTGCTGTATCCCTCGATTGAATTCCTAAAACTATTCTATTAGACATCATCAGACAAATAAAGGACAACGGATGCTAGCAAGCACTTGGATGTTATGGCCTAATAAAACCACAGTTTACAATTAAAAGATAGATCCTCTTGCATCAGTCTCTCATGTTGATAAAGAGAGATGCAAATGTTATCTTTTTAATCCAACTACTGTTACTTTGCTGGTTTTCTTTAATTCCTGATCATCTCATGCCATGTAGTTTTATTTACTGTTGACAGGTCATAGTGAATTTCAGCTCTGCTTGGTGTGATCCGTGTCGAGTGATTGCACCTTTTTTTGCCGAACTATCTGCAAAATACCCTACATTTATTTTCTTGGCAATTGATGTCGATCAACTCTCAGTGAGTACTTTCCTTCATTTTaagtatctttatttttttttcaattggtGAAAACAGTGGTGTTTTTGTAAAAATTCAATGATCGCCTACTGTGCCATTTAAATCAGTTTGATGTGTTCTCTGATGTGGTCTTATTGCTTCTTGTCTAGCTGATTTTTTTGCATGAAGTCTCTTCATGCATATTTTTGTCTTTGGTGATTAAAATTTAGAATTCCAACATTATCATcagtttatttaattaaaaatgctTCTTATCTATTTGCTACATATAATTGATAAATGGGAAACATTAATCAGTTCTTAATAGAAATATCTCAATAGCGTGCTTCATATTGGTTGAACTATTCCAAGTTTTATACCTAATGCCAGTCATAGATCGGAAAAAAGAGCACATAAAATTGGTATAAGACTGTTTGGTTCTTGACAGGATTTTTCGGCATCATGGGATATCCAAGCAACTCCAACATTCTTTTTCCTCGAGGATGGGCAGAAGTTGGACAAGCTCGTCGGTTCAGAAAATATGGAGCTCGAGAAGAAATTAATTGAGTTTGTTAATGGATCCATTAACCACGAGAGATCACACGAGTCAGACCTACATTAGCGTATCAAGTGTTGTGCCATTTGCCCTGACCACAAAACATAATTGACATCATATTGTTGTTTGCATTCTAGCAGAGACCAAACAAATAGGATACATCAGTACTGGTCGATGATACAATAACCTGAGATTTTATCTTGTGATGGTTGTTAGATGTCTTCGTCAaccacttgtcgggctcccttgagATCTATCAAGCAATTGTATCAACTTTCTGAGTGTTGTAATGCACCAAAAAATGAATGTAAAAAACAAATGGCTATGGAAGATGCTGCAATAAAGACATGATGTGCACTGTGAGGTGAAAGATCAGTGTTGTTTGTGGTGATGGTAGACACACTCAATGTTGGTAGTTGTGTTTGGAATCCATGACAATGTATATGCTAATTGTTAGTGGTATGTTTGAGGCTTGCATGGATGGCCCATAaaccaaaacaaaaaatatatatctggAGTAATTTACTAGAAAATTCTCGAATATTTAGTTTTTACCATATGGTGTTcctctattaaaaaaaattatctaaaaccatttttttttcatgaacttcaatttttaaatatttttaaaattaaattagaacatttttaaattatttgtgaCTGAGGAGAATAAAAAGATAGAAGATCGAATCGGATCAATTGATTTGATttaataatcaaatattttttttatttatattttttggataaATTATTAATGGAGGGATATCATCTCATAAAAATCAATTAGTGAAAATTATTTAGAGTAAATTACCATATGATCCAGCTTACGTGGCACTTTTTGTTTCGCCGCACCCTACAAAACGTTCGGTGGCGGATAACCTTACGGTCCACACGTGGAGGAAGTCCGACCTCTGCCGCTGCCTCGTCAAATCCTTATGCCGCCAACGCAGGCATTTCCGCCTGTTGTGAGCCATGGCTTCTCTCCCTCCTCCGACTGCAACCTCTCTCGGTAAGAATCACCCCTTCCCCTGGCTCCCTTCTTCCAAGTACACCTCCCTGAGCCAGCTGAGCCCGCCTCCCAAGCCATCCAGGCAAGTCGCAGGAAGGTGCAATGCCATGATCGGAGGCGTTGTTCTTCCTGACGATTTTGTGGTGAACGGCCTTCACCTGGATGTCTCCAGCCCACTGTTTCCCTACCTGCAGTATGGCTTTGTTCAGTTCCAGAGAGTTGTTGCAGGATTGCCAGAGATAGAGAGGTCGGAGATCCTGGCTTTCGTGGGGCTGTGCTGGGTCTACCTGACTGTAAGGCCAGGGGTTCTCGTAGGAGCTGTGGATGCTTATGTTCTTGCCCCGTTGCAGCTGGGTATCGACAGCTTGCTGGGGAAGAGGAACCTCAAGATGAGTGATTTTGTTGTGGGGGATAAGTTGGGGGAAGGATCCTTTGGAATCGTATACTACGGTGCCATAGTGGAGAAGAATGGTAGTGATGTGGAAGATGGAGTGGCGCGAAGAGGAAGGAGAGCGAAGCTGGAGCAGAAGTACAAGGAGAAGGTCATTTTGAAGAAGGCAAGCAACCTGTTTGAAACTTTGCCCAAACGACATGATCTTCAATCCTTTCCCTGCTTTCTTCAGCTCTTTACCTGTATACTTGATTGCCCTTCATAAGCATATTGGCTACAAGTAAATATTTTAGTCTCTGTATCAGGTTAAATTTGGAGTACCAAACAGCTGAAAATTGTGGTAAATCTGGTCCAGGAGTTTGTGATTCAATTTCCTGTTTTCTGCAGCTAGAGTTCAAGTTCTTCTAAGTGGTTGTCGAAATGCCAATTAGACTGCGATCGATGAGCACATTGGCTATGAAGTAAAATGTTGTTGTTTCTACTATCAGGTTAAGGTTGGGATAAAAGGAGCTGAAGAATGTGGTGACTTTGAGGAATGGTTCAACTACCGCGTAGCGAGAGCTGCTCCCGACTCATGCGCTGAGTTCCTTGGAAGTTTTATTGCTGATAGGACATCTTCGCAATTCACCAAAGGGGGCAAATGGCTTGTGTGGAAATTTGAGGTATCAACATCCAGTAAGCACTTGTATTTTTGAGTTTATGCATAGATGTGCGTTTATGATCATTGGAATTGTGTGAGCAATCCAAAAATGGTTTAATTTTCTGTATAATCTTTCCCAaactataggtttgatagaaactcCAGATGACATACATGCTTATGTGCAAAAGTGTATAATTACTTGGGCTTTGGAAACCTTATCTAACAAATCCATTGTCATAccctttgatacttgagattccaTTTCATTAATCAACTCGAGCTCCGGAGGAGGGATTCAAATATACTTGATGACTGATTGCGACAGCTGGTACGTAAACGTTCGCTGTTGCAGTTATTATAAATCATCTTGATTGCAGTATTCTTTGAGAAAGAAAGAAATTGAAGAAGGACCAAAGATCATAGCAAGTTCATAAGTTGGATATATGAATAGCATGGCTACAGAAAGGGAGGAGAGATCACACCTTGCAAACCTGCCCAGAAATACACACAAAGTTAACTTGTCTTAGAAGATAATTTGTCATGCTTATCTTTTTCTGTCTATTTTTTTGTTCGGGAAAATTAATTCAAATGAGTATCtgctttttcaagatttatatatGAATGATTCAAGTCCAACATGGAATTAATTGTTTAGAACAACCTAATTCATCGTTCGCCAAATTGGCAGCTTCTGCAGGCTTGCTGATTGTACTGTGATTGTAGATAAACATTAATTATTCTTTACACTTGTTTACTTCCATTGGTAACTATGCAATCATCATTAGCAATTGGTCCTATTCTTCATGTCATTTCTCGATATGCATGCTTGATAGTTTCTTAAGCAACACCGTAGAATTTTTAGTTAAGTCTTGCTTGCAAATATATCATCCATCTTATTCCTATTTCTATCTATTCATGTTCAAGGAACATCATGCAcataataaaaaatttgctctTCATTAGCGTTCCGATCTCTTATTAAGAAAATTTAGGAGGATGCTATTGTTTCTAGGACACTTATTTTTGTCTTACTTATCACTGCTAACAACTTGTTCTAGGGAGACCGAAACTTGGCTGAGTACATTAAGGATAGGAACTTTCCATTCAATTTAGAGTCCATCATGTTTGGCCGTGTCCTCCAAGGAGTGGACTCAGTTAAAAGGAGTGCCCTCATCATTAAACAGATCATGCGACAGATAATAACTTCTCTCAAGAGGATTCATGATACCGGGATTGTTCATCGAGACATAAAACCTTCCAACTTGGTGGTGACACGGAAGGGACAGATAAAGCTTATCGACTTCGGCGCAGCTACCGACCTTCGCATCGGCAAAAACTATACACCCGATCGTGGTTTGCTTGATCCTGATTATTGTCCTCCTGAACTGTATGTGCTTCCAGAGGAGACACCCAGACCTCCACCTGAACCTATTGCCGCCATCCTCTCCCCGATCCTTTGGCAGGTCTGTTCTTCATTCTCTTTCTGTTAGCTTGATTTTTAGCTGTGGTTTTAACATGTCTACCTGTCAAATGGAATTAAAAGATATTTATCGTATTCGATGCTTAGTGAACCTTCATTTGTTTCATCCTTCTTCAAACTCGGATGCATTGGGGTTCTTCTATGATGACATTTGATTTCTATCTCACTCCTGACTAGCACATAGAAGGTTCTGATGAACATTGACACCCTCTTTTGTTTGTTGTTGTAGCTAAACAGTCCCGATCTATTTGACATGTACTCAGCCGGAATAACACTGATGCAAATGGCAGTTCCGAGCTTGAGGTCCGGCGCAGGCCTGAAGAACTTCAACTCCGAGCTGAAATCAGCTGGTTATGATCTCAACAAATGGCGGGAATCCATTCCCGCTCGCCTGAGCCCGGACCTGCGGTTGCTGGATTTAGATTCTGGTCGAGGCTGGGATTTAGCCACAAAGTTGATATCGGAAAGAGGATTTCTAAGAAGAGGTCGGTTATCTTCTGCTGCTGCTCTGAGGCACCCATATTTCTTACTTAGTGGTGATCAGGCAGCAGCTGCTCTTTCCAAATTAAGCTTTACCAAATagttattctctttttttttctctctcttttccccATAATTACTCGTTACAAAAGATCTGTATAGatcgatttcttcttcttttttttcctttcttataCTTGCTGTGATGAACTCTTCATCATTGTGTTCACCTGAAGCTGCAATACAATCTTCAATCATATCTCTCATTTCATGTTGCACTCAATTCAAACACAGTGGCATTTACAGAAGTGAATCAGACACCCAAGATAAGAATGAACAGTGTGTTGTGATCTGCACACCAGCGAGGAGAAAGTAGGTTTTCGGTGAAGATGGCAACTGACGGTATTACTTACGTAACTCATCATGAGCTTTTTATGCTTTAGTTAGCATCACAACAGGGATCTGAGTTTGGAGTCTCAGAGTTCTTCATGGGGCTCAGAACTCCCACAGCTGCCCTTGGAATGGTGTGTCTGTAGATTTCTGGAGTGCTGTGACAGCATGTCCAGTGTGGAGGGAGAATCGGCGAGGACCACGGCGTAGCCATCATCCATGTGCTCTGTTCCCTCCGGAAAGAGCTGCCAAACCAGGCATCCTCCTCCGACATCCCTTCTCATCCTGGAGCTCAGCAAGGTGTCGTAGACCGTCTCCATGAAGGTCTCCCTGAACCTGGACTCGAACCTCTCATCCTTGACCGACACCCCGAACTCGCCGAAGACGACCGGCATTCCGAGCAACTTCTCGGCGTCGTCCATGTGCTGATGCATCCAAGCTCTCACGAACTGCAGGTGCGCGTTGGAGTCCGGATCTGGCAACCTTCGAGAGGACACCGATTAACTACGAGTAGCACTACCTGTTACGGCTCCGTCGAGCAATCGTATCGACCTACCATGTATCAGAGTAAACGTGAACGGAGGCGAAGTCGACGCCTGCAACTCGATGGTTCCTGATGAAATCTGTTCCTGCGTCGCCTGCACAGGTGTTCGGGTTCAGCTGCAATCTCTCGGGCGTCGACGGGCCATAGAAACCTTCCACGCCAATCTCCAACAGGTGCGTCGGATCAATGGACTTCACGTACGCCGCCATCTCCTCGAACCATGCCTGGAACAAGCAGCACCAAACGTCGAACACGGTTAGTGCACCGTGGAAGCAAGCAGCGTCGACGAAAGCATAACCTGCAACGTGTCGCCCGAAGGATCCGAGGGGCAGCGTGGCTCGTTGATGAGCTCCCACGCCATGATTGTGGGATCGTCCTTGTACGCCACATTGGTGATCGTGTTGACTCTGGTGATGACGGTCTAAATCAAGCAAGCAGAGGATGTGATCGGAACCGGTTACCTTAGCTTCTCATAGCCCAAACTGCACCTGTGTTTTACCTTCACAAAGGCTTTGTAGTAGCTTTTGACAGTGGGATCCGAGAAGAAGTCGTCATCACCGGACAAATCCACGCCGGCTTCCTTGCCCCATCTCACGTACTGTGCCTTCCCTCCGTAATCTTCCCAATTGTTGCACAAGGACAGCATCAATCTCATCCCGTGCGTTCTTGCCTCGCTCACCACGAAATCCAAACCCTGATGAGATCCATCGGCTTAGACCCAACATCGAACAGGTGGCGAAGGGTCGGTCACCGGTACCTTGAAGACCTCTTCGTCGTAGACGAAAGGGGAGATCTGGAGAGCCCGCCACCCGCCGTCGTTGAAAGCCCAAGTCCGGCAGACGGTGAGGCCGGCGGCTGCGGCATCCTTGAAGACGTCGCTGACCTTGCACCTAGTCGCCGGGTCGGCGGCGAAGACCATCAGCCAGTACGTGTTGAAGCCATGAACAAGGAACGGCCGGCCCTGGACCACGAAGTGGGTGCCCCTCCTCTCTACCGCTCCCCACTCCTCGCcctccatcccgctcattgcatgTGCCCCGTAGCGGATCAGAGCAGCAGCCCAGGCCAAGGCTATAAGCACCGATCGAACCGACGGTGCGTTGGTTCCCACTCGAACACTACCCATCATCGGATCCTCTCCAAGTCCTGTACTGTCCTATGCGTTGAACGTTGGATGCTCCCATTCACGGATCCGCTCCAATTGCGAGAGACAACACGCGGCGGGTCGGTCTTCCTCTGCGCTGCCCGAGCCACCAAGCAGGTAAAGGAGGCTCGCCCGCTACGGCGGTGTAAGTTGGGATGGAAGGTGCGTTTATGACGTTCCCACGGAGGTGGTCGTATAGCGTGTTCGTGGGACCAAGCGCAACGAAGCAAGCGGTGGGTTGGTGGTAATGGTATTTAATTGGGTATGCCTCCGTCTGTGATTCTAATAATTAACTAATCCTTTTTCTAATACACATGATCGGACATGGGGATACTGTACACCGTCCGATCGGTGGCGTCGACGTGATGAGATATCACGGGAAGAGGGTGGCCCTCCGGTGGGTCTCGGATGCAGAAACCAATGGCGGAGGGCTCGTGAGGCCGAGACGTGGTTCCCTCTATTCCACGAGTCACCGCACGAGCTTTGACGATTTCGCACTCTTCGTCATCTTCCTTCTGATCTCAAATAAAATCTGCTCTGTGGATTGACCATCTCATTAAACAGATCTCGCCAGGCCATGTCAACCATTAGCTGTGGCTGACGGTGCACCAACATACTTTTCAAACACGTATGGTGTTCATGCATGACGCCACCGTCTCCGTCTTGCTCGTTCTCGTTGCCTTCAGACCCAATGAAGCTAGTTGCGACACGCTGCTTGACACAGACGGGGTGAGCTGCAAGGTCCCATGGCTTCCGAATCACGAGGAAGAGGAAGGGTTCGGATGTGCGCCACCTCGTCTCGTCCTATCTAATTATTTACAGCGAAAGAAACAGGAATTGATTTGGGTATAATAGTCAACGCATGTTTCTTGAACCGGGGGATTATCGAGCGTGGACTTCACCGAATCGTTCCAAGTCTTCCCTTTTGGCTCTCTCGTACACCAACACCGTTATTTCATACGGGGGAGGAGGGGAGGGGGCTCAACGTTCTTCCGTTGACCAGCGTTCACAACACGATCTTAGATGTCGATTTGGTGTCGCTTATGGCTCTCTTTTAAGATCTTATGACCAAAACATTTGttacccttcttgttgtccacctgAAAAGGGCAGTTGCTTGATCTGAATCCACTGTAGATGGGCATACGCTAAGAAGAGGATGGAGGGGAGATAGGAACAGAAGAAGGAAGGAAAGAGATGGAGGCCTCCAACCTGGAGAGGTAAGCTTCCGTTATTTGTTGGTTCTAATCTTCTTTGGTTTTCCCTCTTCTATGTGGTGGAATCACTGAATGATTCCTGTCAAAACTTTATGAGCATGCATGGATCTGGTACAGTTGACATATCTACAGGTAGATTCACCGAGTTGGATCGAGAGGGGATGAGAACATCACTGGGTTTTCATATATTGATTGCATGTAGCATCTGATTCATTTCGTTTGCTCTCTTCTCTCTCAGCAATCAGAAAAGTGCATGAGAGAGGATGGGGGTTTGGGAGGCATCATCTTTGTCTTGCTTCTCTCTGTGAGTTGTTGGAGTCACAGAACAACCATGGCGAGGCTGGTGAGATGCCCCAAATGCCATAAGCTTCTCGTGGAGTACCCTAATGTTCCCGTATACCAGTGTGGGGGATGTGGAATCGCACTTCGTGGTACGTTCTTCCCCTCTTCCTCATCAATTGACGCCTTCCTCATGCTTGGTTTTGATGAGATTTCTTGCTCTGCAGCAAAGAATCAAGATGACACAGCAGAAAATGCCGCCCCAGGATCGCCCCAAGTCGACCATCCTGAGAGTCAATCAGACCATGGTTTCTCAGATTCCGGATCGGCCTCTTCGGTCGTCAGAGCAACAACCCCTGCAACCATGCATGACCTCGAAGACGATCGCCGTGGCAAAGGAATCGAAGGCGGCGACTCTGATGCCGGTGGAGCTTCTTCTAGCATAGTCGAAGACGAGAACGAGCAAGTCGAGAACACTCCGAAGCCCGATTTAGCCAGTGAAGTGGAGCGATCTTCTCGCTCTGTTGGCCACAGCAGTGCCTCAGAGGAAGAAGACATGGCTGGCACGGCTCGAGATGAAGGAATCTACGATGCTCTCAAGTCTCCGGCTACGATGAGCTCCCCTGCGTACGATGGCAGTGTCTCTTCTTCAGATGATGGACGCAGTGCTCGTCATCTGGCTATGTCTCGAAGAACTTTTAAGGCCGCCTCTGCCGAGGCCAACCTCGAATCCAGGTATCTCGCACCCAATCCATCAAATGAGAGGAACAGCTCGCGTACGATGCGAAGCTTTGACGCCATCGGAGATGGCAGCTCTTCCAGATGCGGCAGCGATGAAGTTGGAGGGATGTCGTCGTTCGACTCCGACGAATTCCAGTCCACGCACAACTGGATGGCGCCCGAAAGCACACATCTGCACGATAAAGTGGAACTCTTGAGGAAGATCGATGAAGTGAGAGACCATCTTGCAAAGTTCTGCGTCGCGGATGCTGCTCAAGCCAGAAATGCCACCTTCCCAAGGAGGCATTTCTCCGAACAACAAGCCTACTGTTCCTGCTCCCGCTGTCTGCAAGGGCGTCGACCGCACGCGGCAAGTGTCCATGACTTGCATTCGCGTTCTTCGAGGTCCGGAAGTCTGCACAAGCACGACGGCCATGAGGCGGAGAGGTCTGGTCCGAAAGACAAGCCGAAGCGCCATTGTCGACCCGTCTCGGGAGCTTCGCCCTTCGTCATCTGCGACAAGTGCACCAAGTTGCTCCAACTCCCAGCAGACTTCCTCGTATCGAGAAGGCGGGCGCATAAGCTGCAGTGCGGTGGCTGCCATGAAGTTCTCAGTTTGCCGTTTCCTGCCATGGCTCGAGCTCATCCTGAGGTGGAGAGGCACAACGAGGCAGAATTGGGAAGGGACGCGAACTCCATAGCGGCTCCACGGCTTCACCGGCTCATGGGGTATCAGTCCGCCAGTGATCTGCTGTACGAGCAACACGAAGACACATCAACCGTGCCGCATTCCTTCAGGGCTTCGGAGGCAGGCCGTGCCGGCAGTGAGTTTACAGGAAGAGGAAGCAGCTCTCCGTACCACGAGGAAGGCGAATCATCAAGAAGAACCAGAAGAGCCGCCGGACTGCCTCGTCCCGGAATGCGGAGAGACGACACGGGGAATCAAATCTGAAGCAAGGATTGAGAACAGATTCGTTGACTATTTCGATTCAGCCACCGTGTAATTGGGGTTGACTAAGAC
Proteins encoded:
- the LOC103992505 gene encoding thioredoxin H4-1 isoform X1, which encodes MKAWYIRNIYSKQRVLLVFSFGSANNEKAAVIDDGIFYGANVDKIFNKEQWDEKISEAKKDGKMVIVNFSSAWCDPCRVIAPFFAELSAKYPTFIFLAIDVDQLSDFSASWDIQATPTFFFLEDGQKLDKLVGSENMELEKKLIEFVNGSINHERSHESDLH
- the LOC103992512 gene encoding protein ENHANCED DISEASE RESISTANCE 4 isoform X1; the encoded protein is MREDGGLGGIIFVLLLSVSCWSHRTTMARLVRCPKCHKLLVEYPNVPVYQCGGCGIALRAKNQDDTAENAAPGSPQVDHPESQSDHGFSDSGSASSVVRATTPATMHDLEDDRRGKGIEGGDSDAGGASSSIVEDENEQVENTPKPDLASEVERSSRSVGHSSASEEEDMAGTARDEGIYDALKSPATMSSPAYDGSVSSSDDGRSARHLAMSRRTFKAASAEANLESRYLAPNPSNERNSSRTMRSFDAIGDGSSSRCGSDEVGGMSSFDSDEFQSTHNWMAPESTHLHDKVELLRKIDEVRDHLAKFCVADAAQARNATFPRRHFSEQQAYCSCSRCLQGRRPHAASVHDLHSRSSRSGSLHKHDGHEAERSGPKDKPKRHCRPVSGASPFVICDKCTKLLQLPADFLVSRRRAHKLQCGGCHEVLSLPFPAMARAHPEVERHNEAELGRDANSIAAPRLHRLMGYQSASDLLYEQHEDTSTVPHSFRASEAGRAGSEFTGRGSSSPYHEEGESSRRTRRAAGLPRPGMRRDDTGNQI
- the LOC103992512 gene encoding protein ENHANCED DISEASE RESISTANCE 4 isoform X2, coding for MREDGGLGGIIFVLLLSVSCWSHRTTMARLVRCPKCHKLLVEYPNVPVYQCGGCGIALRAKNQDDTAENAAPGSPQVDHPESQSDHGFSDSGSASSVVRATTPATMHDLEDDRRGKGIEGGDSDAGGASSSIVEDENEQVENTPKPDLASEVERSSRSVGHSSASEEEDMAGTARDEGIYDALKSPATMSSPAYDGSVSSSDDGRSARHLAMSRRTFKAASAEANLESSSSRCGSDEVGGMSSFDSDEFQSTHNWMAPESTHLHDKVELLRKIDEVRDHLAKFCVADAAQARNATFPRRHFSEQQAYCSCSRCLQGRRPHAASVHDLHSRSSRSGSLHKHDGHEAERSGPKDKPKRHCRPVSGASPFVICDKCTKLLQLPADFLVSRRRAHKLQCGGCHEVLSLPFPAMARAHPEVERHNEAELGRDANSIAAPRLHRLMGYQSASDLLYEQHEDTSTVPHSFRASEAGRAGSEFTGRGSSSPYHEEGESSRRTRRAAGLPRPGMRRDDTGNQI
- the LOC135617726 gene encoding mannan endo-1,4-beta-mannosidase 8-like; the encoded protein is MMGSVRVGTNAPSVRSVLIALAWAAALIRYGAHAMSGMEGEEWGAVERRGTHFVVQGRPFLVHGFNTYWLMVFAADPATRCKVSDVFKDAAAAGLTVCRTWAFNDGGWRALQISPFVYDEEVFKGLDFVVSEARTHGMRLMLSLCNNWEDYGGKAQYVRWGKEAGVDLSGDDDFFSDPTVKSYYKAFVKTVITRVNTITNVAYKDDPTIMAWELINEPRCPSDPSGDTLQAWFEEMAAYVKSIDPTHLLEIGVEGFYGPSTPERLQLNPNTCAGDAGTDFIRNHRVAGVDFASVHVYSDTWLPDPDSNAHLQFVRAWMHQHMDDAEKLLGMPVVFGEFGVSVKDERFESRFRETFMETVYDTLLSSRMRRDVGGGCLVWQLFPEGTEHMDDGYAVVLADSPSTLDMLSQHSRNLQTHHSKGSCGSSEPHEEL
- the LOC103992505 gene encoding thioredoxin H4-1 isoform X2; this encodes MGNCMEKKAAVIDDGIFYGANVDKIFNKEQWDEKISEAKKDGKMVIVNFSSAWCDPCRVIAPFFAELSAKYPTFIFLAIDVDQLSDFSASWDIQATPTFFFLEDGQKLDKLVGSENMELEKKLIEFVNGSINHERSHESDLH
- the LOC135617725 gene encoding serine/threonine-protein kinase STN8, chloroplastic-like is translated as MASLPPPTATSLGKNHPFPWLPSSKYTSLSQLSPPPKPSRQVAGRCNAMIGGVVLPDDFVVNGLHLDVSSPLFPYLQYGFVQFQRVVAGLPEIERSEILAFVGLCWVYLTVRPGVLVGAVDAYVLAPLQLGIDSLLGKRNLKMSDFVVGDKLGEGSFGIVYYGAIVEKNGSDVEDGVARRGRRAKLEQKYKEKVILKKVKVGIKGAEECGDFEEWFNYRVARAAPDSCAEFLGSFIADRTSSQFTKGGKWLVWKFEGDRNLAEYIKDRNFPFNLESIMFGRVLQGVDSVKRSALIIKQIMRQIITSLKRIHDTGIVHRDIKPSNLVVTRKGQIKLIDFGAATDLRIGKNYTPDRGLLDPDYCPPELYVLPEETPRPPPEPIAAILSPILWQLNSPDLFDMYSAGITLMQMAVPSLRSGAGLKNFNSELKSAGYDLNKWRESIPARLSPDLRLLDLDSGRGWDLATKLISERGFLRRGRLSSAAALRHPYFLLSGDQAAAALSKLSFTK